The proteins below come from a single Spiroplasma endosymbiont of Atherix ibis genomic window:
- a CDS encoding Mbov_0401 family ICE element transposase-like protein: MQKEFERIDLRIRYDKKRIACGWQIKDYRYRKIKTLYGDVSFLRTRYWNKFTKEVKVLVDQEIPIEKYQRIIPNLKIEILNRVGRGNRYCDIVDCLRNSKISEQTISNIVKKFNISQDTIEDLKGNKIDVSKKEYIYIETDDTFSNFVKDNKKTNFRIRIATIHTGARKGIHNRKYLENKKIDYMLIEKGKGISTLDYSKRIKAFINNHYRNYENKQLIILGDNATWINNLAYELGGFYVLDKYHLLKKLSNVFPYNNRNRFTSEKWKKPFLYIKTSILKGLSYNYVLDALNEVFLWLESSNEKEKLREFIKFISFIKRNSCAIKNYYKKFDSSSHTEGQVSSFVKQTLGYGKKIYGFKTFSNLLKIKQIHANGYDICELLEYEIETLQINNLDYIYKEVIEYKTIGLLWKDKKSDISRKGSWAKIKQPGFKRV, encoded by the coding sequence ATTCAAAAAGAATTTGAAAGAATAGATTTAAGAATAAGATATGACAAAAAAAGAATTGCTTGTGGATGGCAAATAAAAGATTATAGATATAGAAAAATAAAAACTTTATATGGTGATGTAAGTTTTTTAAGAACTAGATATTGAAATAAATTTACAAAGGAAGTTAAAGTTTTAGTTGATCAAGAAATTCCTATTGAAAAATATCAAAGAATAATACCAAATTTAAAGATAGAGATTTTAAATCGAGTTGGGAGAGGAAACAGATACTGTGATATTGTTGATTGTTTACGTAACAGTAAAATTAGTGAACAAACAATCTCAAACATAGTTAAAAAATTTAATATATCTCAAGATACAATTGAAGATTTAAAAGGCAATAAAATAGATGTTTCAAAAAAAGAATACATTTATATTGAAACTGATGATACTTTTTCAAATTTTGTTAAAGATAATAAAAAAACTAATTTTAGAATTAGAATTGCAACTATTCATACTGGTGCAAGAAAAGGTATTCATAATAGAAAATATTTGGAAAATAAGAAAATAGATTATATGTTAATTGAAAAAGGTAAAGGAATTTCTACATTAGATTATTCAAAAAGAATTAAAGCTTTTATAAATAATCATTATAGAAACTACGAAAATAAACAACTAATTATTTTAGGAGATAATGCGACATGAATAAATAATTTGGCATATGAACTTGGAGGGTTTTATGTTTTAGATAAGTATCATTTATTAAAAAAATTATCTAATGTGTTTCCTTATAATAATCGTAATAGATTTACTAGTGAGAAATGAAAAAAACCCTTTTTATATATAAAAACCTCTATATTAAAAGGATTAAGTTATAACTATGTTCTAGATGCTCTAAACGAGGTATTTTTATGATTAGAATCGAGCAATGAAAAAGAAAAATTAAGAGAGTTTATTAAATTCATAAGTTTTATTAAAAGAAACAGTTGTGCCATAAAAAATTATTATAAAAAGTTCGATTCATCATCTCATACTGAAGGACAAGTATCATCTTTTGTAAAACAAACATTAGGTTATGGAAAAAAAATATATGGCTTTAAAACCTTTAGTAATTTATTAAAAATTAAACAAATACATGCTAATGGTTATGATATATGTGAGTTATTAGAGTATGAAATAGAAACACTACAAATTAATAATTTGGACTATATATATAAAGAAGTAATAGAATACAAAACTATAGGTTTATTATGAAAAGATAAAAAATCAGATATATCAAGAAAAGGCTCATGAGCTAAAATAAAACAACCAGGATTTAAAAGAGTTTAA
- the typA gene encoding translational GTPase TypA, translated as MMNKKIINIAVIAHVDAGKSTLVDAFLSQSNVFRANEEVKEQVMDSNDQERERGITIYSKNCAIEYNGYKINIVDTPGHADFSSEVERIMKTVDTVILLVDSAEGPMPQTRFVLSKALELGLRPILLVNKIDKKDQRALEVVDEVLELVMELDANDEQIEFPSLFGTAREGIVQYSMEEKSDNLVPLFETIIKQVGNYPLELAKEPVQLQISSLAYDSFIGRLGIGRLFKGVLKEGQQVAISKNDGSVAKGKVSGLFIYEGLKRVAVKEARAGEIVVISGISDLTIGDTVCEPDKIDALPPIVIEEPTMSMNFLVNTSPFAGRVGKYVTTRNIKERLDKELEVNVGLRVESLTDSSADGFKVLGRGELHLSVLIETMRREGFELGISRPEVVIKIDEKGNKLEPMEKVTIDVPTEYSGTVINKLNLRKGIMTDMDSDGIRDKVTYHIPTRGLIGFKSEFTNDTRGEGVMVKSSIGYEEYKGKIEGRQNGTLVSMANGVTLPYALNNLEERGILFVGPQVEVYDGMIVGLHSRDNDLNVNPTTGKKLTNTRASGSDDSVKLTPPRKFTLEEALEFIEWDELVEVTPEDIRLRKKWLSENERKQHRNDPH; from the coding sequence ATTATGAATAAAAAAATAATAAATATAGCAGTTATTGCTCACGTAGATGCTGGAAAATCTACTCTAGTTGATGCTTTTTTAAGTCAATCAAATGTTTTTAGAGCAAATGAAGAAGTAAAAGAGCAAGTTATGGATAGTAATGATCAAGAAAGAGAACGTGGAATTACAATTTATTCAAAGAATTGTGCTATTGAATATAATGGATACAAAATTAATATTGTTGATACTCCAGGCCATGCTGATTTTTCAAGTGAAGTTGAAAGAATAATGAAAACGGTTGATACAGTAATATTATTGGTAGATTCAGCTGAAGGGCCAATGCCTCAAACAAGATTTGTTCTTTCTAAAGCATTAGAATTGGGATTAAGACCTATACTTTTAGTGAATAAAATTGATAAAAAAGATCAAAGAGCTTTAGAAGTAGTTGATGAAGTACTAGAATTAGTTATGGAACTTGATGCAAATGATGAACAAATAGAATTTCCTTCATTGTTTGGAACAGCTCGTGAAGGTATTGTACAGTATTCAATGGAAGAAAAAAGTGACAATTTAGTTCCTTTATTTGAAACAATTATAAAGCAAGTAGGAAATTATCCATTAGAATTGGCAAAAGAGCCAGTTCAATTGCAAATTTCTTCTCTAGCATATGATTCATTTATTGGAAGATTGGGAATTGGAAGATTATTTAAAGGTGTTTTAAAAGAAGGACAACAAGTTGCTATTAGCAAAAATGATGGAAGTGTTGCAAAAGGTAAAGTCTCAGGATTATTTATTTATGAAGGCTTAAAAAGAGTTGCTGTAAAAGAAGCTCGAGCTGGAGAAATTGTTGTTATTTCAGGAATTAGTGATTTAACAATTGGAGATACAGTGTGTGAACCAGATAAAATTGATGCATTACCTCCAATTGTTATTGAAGAACCAACTATGAGTATGAATTTTTTAGTAAATACTTCTCCATTTGCTGGAAGAGTTGGTAAATATGTTACTACAAGAAACATCAAAGAAAGATTAGATAAAGAATTAGAAGTAAATGTTGGTTTAAGAGTAGAATCTTTAACTGATTCATCTGCTGATGGATTTAAAGTTCTAGGTAGAGGTGAACTTCATTTATCTGTTTTAATTGAAACTATGAGAAGAGAAGGATTTGAACTAGGAATTTCAAGACCAGAAGTAGTTATTAAAATTGATGAAAAAGGTAACAAGTTAGAACCAATGGAAAAAGTAACAATTGATGTTCCAACAGAATATTCAGGGACAGTTATTAATAAATTAAATTTAAGAAAAGGTATAATGACTGACATGGATTCTGATGGAATAAGAGATAAAGTAACATATCATATTCCAACAAGAGGATTAATTGGATTTAAATCAGAATTTACAAATGATACTCGTGGGGAAGGGGTTATGGTTAAATCAAGTATTGGTTATGAAGAATATAAAGGAAAAATTGAAGGAAGACAAAATGGTACCTTAGTTTCTATGGCAAATGGAGTAACTCTTCCTTATGCTCTAAATAACTTAGAAGAGAGAGGTATTTTATTTGTTGGACCTCAAGTTGAAGTTTATGATGGAATGATTGTAGGATTGCATTCACGTGACAATGACTTAAATGTTAACCCAACAACAGGTAAGAAATTAACAAATACTAGAGCATCAGGAAGTGATGATTCAGTTAAACTGACTCCACCAAGAAAATTCACTCTTGAAGAAGCTTTAGAGTTTATTGAATGAGATGAACTTGTTGAAGTAACTCCTGAAGATATTAGATTAAGAAAAAAATGACTTTCAGAAAACGAAAGAAAACAGCATAGAAATGATCCACATTAG
- the eno gene encoding phosphopyruvate hydratase: MSKITNIVAREVLDSRGFPTVQVDVTTEFGGFGTAKVPSGASTGSREALELRDGDKNRFNGKGVLKAVDNVNSKIADVIIGMEVTDQIAIDTVMCKLDGDDFKKNLGANAILGVSLAVAKAAASELEIPLYRYIGGTNARRLPVPMLNVINGGEHADSAIDFQEFMIMPVGAPTFSESLRWASETFQALKSLLQDKKDITAVGDEGGFAPNFAWAYPNETIEAFKAKTPVEVSLDLLVEAIKKAGYKTGKDGIMIAMDCANSELYINGKYHFKKIEKLTGKEWALTTDEMVSFLDKLVDKYPIISIEDGLAESDWDGFQKQVKTMGNKIQIVGDDLFVTNPKITAEGIEKKAANSILIKLNQIGTLTETIETIQMAQKAGWTAVTSHRSGETEDTTIADLAVALNTGQIKTGSMSRSDRIAKYNRLLEIEAELGEAAIYDGLKSFYNLTK; encoded by the coding sequence ATGTCAAAAATAACTAATATTGTTGCACGTGAAGTACTTGATTCACGTGGATTTCCAACAGTTCAAGTTGATGTAACAACTGAATTTGGTGGATTTGGAACTGCAAAAGTTCCTTCAGGAGCTTCAACTGGATCAAGAGAAGCACTAGAATTAAGAGATGGAGATAAAAATCGTTTCAATGGAAAAGGTGTTTTAAAAGCTGTTGATAATGTAAATAGCAAAATAGCTGATGTAATTATTGGAATGGAAGTAACTGATCAAATTGCTATTGATACAGTAATGTGTAAATTAGATGGAGATGACTTCAAAAAAAACTTAGGAGCAAATGCTATTTTAGGTGTTTCTTTAGCTGTTGCTAAAGCAGCTGCAAGTGAATTAGAAATTCCATTATACAGATACATTGGAGGAACAAACGCTAGAAGATTGCCAGTTCCTATGTTAAATGTTATTAATGGTGGTGAACATGCTGATTCAGCAATAGATTTCCAAGAATTTATGATTATGCCTGTTGGTGCTCCAACATTTAGTGAATCTTTAAGATGAGCTTCAGAAACTTTCCAAGCTTTAAAATCATTATTACAAGATAAAAAAGATATTACAGCTGTTGGAGATGAAGGAGGATTTGCTCCAAATTTTGCATGAGCATATCCAAATGAAACTATTGAAGCATTTAAAGCAAAAACTCCAGTTGAAGTTTCTTTAGATTTACTAGTAGAAGCTATTAAAAAAGCTGGTTACAAAACTGGAAAAGATGGAATTATGATTGCAATGGATTGTGCTAATTCAGAATTATATATTAATGGAAAATACCATTTCAAAAAAATTGAAAAATTAACTGGAAAAGAATGAGCATTAACAACAGATGAAATGGTTTCATTCTTAGATAAATTAGTTGATAAATACCCAATTATTTCAATTGAAGATGGATTGGCTGAATCAGATTGAGATGGATTCCAAAAACAAGTTAAAACAATGGGAAACAAAATACAAATTGTTGGAGATGATTTATTTGTAACAAATCCTAAAATTACTGCAGAAGGAATTGAAAAGAAAGCAGCAAACTCAATATTAATTAAATTAAATCAAATTGGAACTTTAACAGAAACAATTGAAACTATTCAAATGGCTCAAAAAGCTGGTTGAACAGCTGTTACTTCACATCGTTCAGGTGAAACTGAGGATACAACAATTGCTGATTTAGCTGTTGCTTTAAATACAGGACAAATTAAAACTGGTTCAATGTCAAGATCTGATAGAATTGCAAAATACAATAGATTATTAGAAATTGAAGCAGAATTAGGGGAAGCTGCAATTTATGATGGTTTAAAATCATTCTATAACTTAACAAAATAA
- a CDS encoding phosphatase PAP2 family protein → MLKKRKNWTLIFLLLVFLLYFIIIAIYDYKIALMIGNNLTNSFFSLFFDKIGSLIIIFPIYIICLAYFLKLINTKKISSIVKILVIVLFDLIYIAISFYLFVSIKNSNNDLSNKISIAIMCLFLTLLIFWISYIWIKLLLSNNIERINRIFYCANISIVFMILCWTNLILFKYIFGRNRPEAVIELKNSFQYVFQINFNRVGKQSTSFPSGHTMAIAQLIILLYFIIFKNKKWENIFRILLFSLVIILIMLMAISRMTMQKHFITDLSFSMFLIILYYLVTLKIVEKLYKRIKRNG, encoded by the coding sequence ATGTTGAAAAAGAGGAAAAATTGAACATTAATATTTTTATTATTAGTTTTTTTATTGTATTTTATAATAATTGCAATTTATGATTATAAAATTGCATTAATGATAGGCAATAATTTGACAAATAGTTTCTTTTCTCTTTTTTTTGATAAGATAGGTTCACTTATAATAATTTTTCCTATTTATATAATCTGTTTAGCGTATTTTTTAAAACTTATAAATACAAAAAAAATTAGCAGTATAGTTAAAATATTAGTAATTGTATTATTTGATTTAATTTATATTGCAATTTCTTTTTATTTATTTGTTAGTATTAAAAATTCTAACAATGATTTATCAAATAAAATTTCTATAGCAATTATGTGTTTATTTCTTACATTATTAATTTTTTGAATTAGTTATATATGAATTAAACTTTTATTATCTAATAATATTGAAAGAATAAATAGAATATTTTATTGTGCAAATATTAGTATTGTATTTATGATTTTATGTTGAACAAATTTAATATTGTTCAAGTATATATTTGGAAGAAATAGGCCTGAAGCAGTAATTGAACTTAAAAACTCATTTCAGTATGTATTTCAAATAAACTTTAATAGAGTTGGTAAACAAAGTACAAGTTTTCCTTCTGGTCATACTATGGCAATCGCTCAATTAATTATTTTATTATATTTTATAATTTTTAAAAATAAAAAGTGAGAGAATATATTTAGAATTTTATTATTTTCATTAGTAATAATTTTAATTATGTTAATGGCAATTTCAAGAATGACAATGCAAAAACATTTCATAACAGATTTATCATTTTCAATGTTTTTAATTATTCTATATTATCTTGTAACACTAAAAATTGTAGAAAAATTATATAAGAGGATAAAAAGAAATGGCTAA